A window of Daphnia pulicaria isolate SC F1-1A chromosome 4, SC_F0-13Bv2, whole genome shotgun sequence genomic DNA:
ATTTTAATTAAGTAAACAGTATTAAATGTGTTTTcattttgctatttttaaattataaatgtAAAAACAATGGCCTGCATTAgattaatattatttattaatattattagcTAATATGCTAtccatattttatttaaatttgaagctcgacaaaataaattaaaaaacgcTAGATTGTGTAAGACTTCATCCGTCAGCACTCAGCAGTCAATTGCGTAAAGTCAAAGGAAAAATCAGCAAAAGAAGCCTGGAGCCCTGGATATCGATAGAATATCATatacgaacaaaaaaacatatgTTAATTCCTTAAAAGTCCCATTACTTTGATAACACGCCATCTTCGAATGTGATTTCAATTTCGTTGAATACATGTTCCTATACAAGAAGTACAGATTTGAGATCCACGGAGCATTTAATTTACACTAAGCTTGAAAGGTCATTCTTATAATCGCGTTCTTTATAATCCCCTGGATTATTGTGTATTGGATTTTGATTAGATTGTCTTGTGAAGTTGAAGACTACCATTTCAAGGCTTATTGAGAGACGAGAAACAGAAAAGATATTGGTAGCATGTCGTTGTATTAACAATCACCACGCTCTACATCTACCGCCGGCTGAGTCGATCCTACcaaggatttaaaaaatattatattataggaTTAAGTATCCTTAAAATGATTAAGAATCAGATGAATTTCTCGCTGCGTTAGACAAAGTAGTACAAAGAATTTCCAGTTTGTGTTGCAAAGAGAGACCTTGCTGTTCCTTTAACAGATTCCTGAAATGGAATTAACCTGCCATTACAGGACGCTTTCCAAATCACCAGTTTGAGTGGACAGATCGCGCTGTGAGTTGACAAACGTGAAATTACTCATTAATTTCAATGCCGTTAAATTTGGGTATGCAAACGAACGGTATGTGCGGTGCATAATAAAATGACGACTATAAGCCAAGAAAGTGTGTTAGTAGAACACCATCGGAAAATAATGACCCCGATTaaactaagaaaaaaaggaaatgaatacATAAGATAAAGCGACAATCATGCTGGTCTATCGATCTGATTTCATTTGCATTGGATCAGTAGCAAAAGTGAAATCGCTAATTTACAGATGCATGCGGATgcggaattaaatttttcctacctaatactataaattttaaaaaatatagtaTACATACAGTACTTTTATTCTGCCTTAGTTTTGATTTCCTTGTACGTAATTCGCGACAGGTTACTGCCCCAGAAAAAAACGCTATCTATCTTGATGTAGTTCTATTCTCGTTCGACCGGTTTGATTCACATTCAAACGCTGTAGGTGTGTTGCCTAACACCTGACTAGCTGGCGCTAGTTTTAAAACTGCGGATGAAGAgccattcaaaaaataaaagtctacTCATAAAAGTCGTTCGTTCAAGTTATGCTAATACGAtgagactttttctttcttggatcCATCAACATCTTGGCTTTTCGATTGAACCCAATTTTGCTACGTCGAACGGTGCCCCCGATTAtcattatatatttttgttccACTTTGTACTCTAGAAttaatttttgggaaaaaaacaaatgagacATCAGTTGCATCTTGACTAAATTCCGTACTCAATATTTAGCATGCCCCCATTGGAGCCTGCCTCTCACTTTAACCATCCTTTTACACACCATTTCCTgacattaataaaattacataATCTTATGGTCATAGCTAATAAAACCACACCTAGCTCTCCAGCTTTGCTCTCAGTTCCAATTCACCAGTCACTTCGGTCACTACTACCAACCAACaggtaaatgaattaaaatgttttaaaatctaCCTAGAAGAGATAATGTAGTTAATCTAATTTATCCTATTCATATTATAGAATGTTAAACTCTTACCTCGTATTTCTGAGCGCTCTCGTTGCGACTCAAGTAACGGCACTTCCCAATGGAGCCCCTTTAACTGCCTGTGGATCCATGAAGCCACTTCACGTGCCTTTTATCTTCGCTCAGCCAAACTCCCCGTTTACTTTAACAGTCAGCAGCGCGACAGCCAGTGTTGGCTCTCCCATAACAGGCAATTAGACCTTGTTTTTAtcagaattaagaaaaaaatttgaattgtaaaTGTTTGGCCATTTTGTTTCTACAGTGACTTTGAAATCCACGACTGCAGCCACTTTCAAAGGTTTCCTGGTTCAAGCTCGATCCGGGAATAGTAAGACTGCTCTTGGCACATTCGATGTTTCACAAGGAACCAATGCGGGGAAAACACTGAACTGCCCGAAAGGAACTGcggtttgttattgaaatgaaaatctaTTGAGAAATATTTAGAACATTTACGAATTCCTTCTTGAACATCTTTTTAGAACGCTGTAACTCATAAGGACGCTACCTTAAAAACTGAGCAATCATTTAAATGGACTCCGCCAGCAAGTTTTACCGGAAAAGTCACGATGAAGTTAGTTTAAatctttgatatttttaatgcGAATATTACTTAATTAAAGAATCTTTATAACTCACAGAGCCACAGTAGTTGAGGCTTATGCTTTAATTTACAGGGATATTTCCTCCGAGACTATTACTG
This region includes:
- the LOC124337156 gene encoding putative defense protein 3; protein product: MVIANKTTPSSPALLSVPIHQSLRSLLPTNRMLNSYLVFLSALVATQVTALPNGAPLTACGSMKPLHVPFIFAQPNSPFTLTVSSATASVGSPITVTLKSTTAATFKGFLVQARSGNSKTALGTFDVSQGTNAGKTLNCPKGTANAVTHKDATLKTEQSFKWTPPASFTGKVTMKATVVEAYALIYRDISSETITVS